Below is a genomic region from Candidatus Effluviviaceae Genus I sp..
AACGCGTCCATCGTCACGCTCGTCCCGAAACGCGACGCGACGACCACGTCCTTGAAGAGCCCGAGCGCCTTCGCCACCAGCGCGAGCCCGATGACCACCGCGGCGGAGATGACGACGCTTCCCGCGGCGTTCGGCCGCTTCGCGCTCACCGCGTTGACCGCCGGACCCGTCCCGCTCGCGCGGTCCTCCCCGTTCATCGCCCCTCCCCGGCGGCGCCGGCCACCGCCGCGTGCGCGGCCCTGAGCCTTCTCGACAGGACCTCGTTTCCGACGACCACCAGGATGATGGTCACCGACTGGATCACCTGGATGAGCTCGCGCGGCACCCTCGTGAACACGTCCACCTCGAGCGCGCCCGTGTTCAGCACGCCGAAGAGGAGCGCGGCGAGGAGCACCCCGAGCGGCGTGTTCCGCCCGAGGAGCGCGACCGCGATCCCCATGAACCCGAGCCCGCTCGAGAAGTTGTCGAGGAAGCGGTGCCGGAACCCCATCACCTCGTTCACGGCCACGAGGCCGGCGAACGCCCCCGAGATCATCATCGTGACGACGACGGTCCTCCGCACGTTGATGCCCGCGCACTCAGCCGCCCGCGCGTTGTGCCCCACGGCGCGGATCTCGTATCCGAGCGTGGTGCGGTGCAGGATGAACCACGCGACCCACACCGCCGCGAGCGCGACGACGAGCGAGAGGTTGAGCGGGTTCGCGTGCGGAAGCGGAATCCCGCAGAGCTGCGCCGCTCGCGCGAGCCGCGGGAGGCACCCGGCCGCGGCGATCTCGGCGGTCTGCGGGGTCATCTGGCCGGGCTCCCTGAGAACGTGGATGACGAGGTAGCTCGAAAGCCCGATGGCGATGAAGTTCATCATGATCGTGTTGATGACCTCGTGGACCCCGAAGCGGGCCTTGAGATAGCCCGGCAGGAGCGCCCACAGCGCGCCGCCCGCGGCGGCCACCGCGATGAGCGCGGGCACGAGGACGACCGCGGGGAGACCGGCGAGCGCGATGCCGGCCCACGCGCAGAGGAGCGAGCCCGCGTAGAGCTGCCCCTCGCCGCCGATGTTGAAGAGCCCCGCGCGGAACGCGAACGCGACGGCGAGCCCGGTGAAGATGAGCGGGGTGGCGTTGAAGAGGACGAGGCCCAGCCCGTCCACGCTCCCGAACGCGCCGCGGAAGAGGATGGCGTACACGCGCGCCGGGCTCTCCCCGATGGTCGCCACGACGAGCGCCCCGACGAGGAACGACGCGGCGACCGCCACGAGCGGCGAGATCAGCGCGGCCAATCTCAGCCAGCGGCTCATGGCGCGCCTCCCGTCATGCACGCTCCGAGCTCCTCCTCCGTGACCGCGCCCCCCGGAAACCACGCGACGATCGCACCGCGGTACATGACGCCGATCCTGTCGGAGAGCGACATGATCTCCGAGAGCTCTGCGGACACGAGCAGCACCGCCGCGCCCGCGTCGCGCATCGCGACGAGGCTCCGGTGGACGAACTCGACTGCCCCGATGTCCACGCCGCGCGTCGGCTGCGACGCGACGAGGAGCGAGGGACGGCCCGACAGCTCGCGGGCGACGATCAGCTTCTGCTGGTTCCCGCCGGAGAGGTCCGCCGTGAGGACCGCAGGGTCGCCCGGCCTCAGGTCGTGCTTGCGGATGAGCGCGACGGCGCGTCCGCGCACCGCCTCGCGGGCGACGAGGCCGCGCCGCGAGTACGGCGCGTCGCGGTGCCGGCCGAGCACAAGGTTCTCCTCGACGGTGAACTCGAGGACGAGCCCGCGCGCCTGCCGGTCCTCGGGGATGTGTGCCGCGCCCGCGCGCCGGACCTCCCCCGGCCGCCGGTTCGTGACGTCGCGCCCGGCGAGCGTCACGCGCCCGGCGCTCGCCCGGCGCAGCCCCGCGACGACCTCGACGAGCTCGGTCTGCCCGTTGCCCTGCACGCCCGCGATCCCGACGATCTCCCCGGCGCGCACCGTGAGGTCCACGCCGCGGACGACCTCGACGCCCTTCCTCCCCTCGGCGCGAAGCCCGCGCACCTCGAGCACGGGCTCCGCGGGCCGCGACCGCCCCCGGTCCACGCGGAGCAGGACCTCGCGGCCGACCATCATGTGCGCGAGCTCCGCCTCCGTCGTCTCGCGCGCCTGCACGACGCCCGTCACGCGGCCGTCGCGCATGACGGTCACGCGATCGGCGAGCCGGATGACCTCGTCG
It encodes:
- a CDS encoding ABC transporter permease, giving the protein MSRWLRLAALISPLVAVAASFLVGALVVATIGESPARVYAILFRGAFGSVDGLGLVLFNATPLIFTGLAVAFAFRAGLFNIGGEGQLYAGSLLCAWAGIALAGLPAVVLVPALIAVAAAGGALWALLPGYLKARFGVHEVINTIMMNFIAIGLSSYLVIHVLREPGQMTPQTAEIAAAGCLPRLARAAQLCGIPLPHANPLNLSLVVALAAVWVAWFILHRTTLGYEIRAVGHNARAAECAGINVRRTVVVTMMISGAFAGLVAVNEVMGFRHRFLDNFSSGLGFMGIAVALLGRNTPLGVLLAALLFGVLNTGALEVDVFTRVPRELIQVIQSVTIILVVVGNEVLSRRLRAAHAAVAGAAGEGR
- a CDS encoding ABC transporter ATP-binding protein — encoded protein: MRGVTKRYPRVLANDRVDLEVRAGEIHAIVGENGAGKSTLVKALYGLVAPDAGTIRIAGREVSRHRPSDAIRLGVGMVHQHFMLVDTLTVAENVVLGLEPRRGALLDRPAARRAVQGLSSEYGLDLDPDERVENLSVGLEQRVEILKVLYRGARILILDEPTAVLTPREARELFAILRALCDAGRTIVFITHKLDEVIRLADRVTVMRDGRVTGVVQARETTEAELAHMMVGREVLLRVDRGRSRPAEPVLEVRGLRAEGRKGVEVVRGVDLTVRAGEIVGIAGVQGNGQTELVEVVAGLRRASAGRVTLAGRDVTNRRPGEVRRAGAAHIPEDRQARGLVLEFTVEENLVLGRHRDAPYSRRGLVAREAVRGRAVALIRKHDLRPGDPAVLTADLSGGNQQKLIVARELSGRPSLLVASQPTRGVDIGAVEFVHRSLVAMRDAGAAVLLVSAELSEIMSLSDRIGVMYRGAIVAWFPGGAVTEEELGACMTGGAP